In Rhodanobacter humi, the following are encoded in one genomic region:
- a CDS encoding AbrB/MazE/SpoVT family DNA-binding domain-containing protein, protein MNTKLKITSIGNSAGVVLPRELLARLRVEKGDTLYVTELPDGIKLAAFDPEFAARMEVAEGIMREDRDVLRRLAAS, encoded by the coding sequence ATGAACACCAAGCTCAAGATCACCAGCATCGGCAATTCAGCGGGCGTGGTGCTGCCGCGCGAGCTGCTGGCGCGCCTGCGGGTGGAGAAGGGCGACACGCTCTACGTCACCGAGCTGCCCGACGGCATCAAGCTGGCCGCGTTCGATCCGGAGTTCGCGGCGAGGATGGAGGTGGCGGAGGGCATCATGCGCGAGGATCGCGATGTGCTGCGCCGGCTTGCCGCGAGCTGA
- the hemW gene encoding radical SAM family heme chaperone HemW, translating into MSLIAPPLSLYVHMPWCVKKCPYCDFNSHGLRSAPPPYAEYVELLLADLDADLADFGAAVRDHEIVSRPLISIFFGGGTPSLFAPELVARFLDGARARLPFATDCEITLETNPGTVEHGRFDGYLAAGVNRLSFGIQSFDDDKLRRLGRIHSAAEAEAAVKSAQDAGYANLNLDLMYALPEQTLDGALADVERAVALAPTHLSHYQLTLEPNTAFAANPPPLPDDDHAWAMQEACEARLADAGYGQYEISAYAQPGRRCTHNLNYWQFGDYLGIGAGAHGKLSDATAGSVHRRWKTRHPRAYMEAAAGPARIGGDNVVGADELPFEYMLNALRLVDGVPLADFAERTGLPPERIAAPLAEGRRRGWLTEDLQRLQTTALGQRFLNDVIASFLA; encoded by the coding sequence ATGTCCCTCATCGCCCCGCCCCTGTCGCTCTACGTGCACATGCCCTGGTGCGTGAAGAAGTGCCCGTACTGCGACTTCAACTCGCACGGCCTGCGCAGTGCGCCGCCACCTTACGCGGAGTACGTGGAGCTGCTGCTGGCCGACCTGGACGCCGACCTCGCCGACTTCGGCGCGGCCGTCCGTGACCACGAGATCGTCAGCCGGCCTTTGATCAGCATTTTCTTCGGCGGCGGCACGCCCAGCCTGTTCGCACCGGAGCTGGTTGCGCGCTTCCTCGACGGCGCCCGCGCGCGGCTGCCGTTCGCCACCGATTGCGAGATCACGCTGGAGACGAATCCCGGCACGGTCGAGCACGGCCGCTTCGACGGCTATCTCGCCGCCGGCGTGAACCGGCTGTCCTTCGGCATCCAGAGCTTCGACGACGACAAGCTGCGCCGGCTCGGTCGCATCCACTCCGCCGCCGAGGCCGAGGCCGCGGTGAAATCGGCGCAGGATGCCGGCTACGCGAACCTCAACCTCGATCTGATGTATGCGTTGCCGGAGCAGACCCTGGACGGCGCGCTGGCCGACGTGGAACGCGCGGTCGCGCTCGCCCCCACGCACCTCTCGCACTACCAGCTCACGCTGGAACCGAACACCGCGTTCGCCGCCAACCCGCCGCCGCTGCCCGACGACGACCACGCCTGGGCAATGCAGGAAGCCTGCGAGGCGCGACTGGCCGACGCCGGTTACGGCCAGTACGAGATCTCCGCCTATGCGCAGCCGGGCCGGCGCTGCACGCACAACCTGAACTACTGGCAATTCGGCGACTACCTCGGCATCGGCGCCGGCGCCCATGGCAAGCTCAGCGACGCGACCGCCGGCAGCGTGCACCGGCGCTGGAAGACCCGCCACCCGCGCGCGTACATGGAAGCTGCCGCGGGACCCGCCCGCATCGGCGGCGACAACGTGGTGGGCGCCGACGAACTGCCGTTCGAGTACATGCTCAACGCGCTGCGCCTGGTCGACGGCGTGCCGCTGGCCGACTTCGCCGAGCGCACCGGCCTGCCGCCGGAACGCATCGCCGCGCCGCTGGCCGAAGGCCGTCGGCGCGGCTGGCTGACCGAGGATCTGCAGCGCCTGCAGACCACCGCGCTGGGCCAGCGCTTCCTCAACGACGTGATCGCAAGTTTTCTTGCCTGA
- a CDS encoding DUF1631 family protein, with protein sequence MDAEHLHRYSTTAAGGRARGRWPARTQRLLNVIGPLCGQWLEPALQACLDRFDHELYLQAERSRSHLEQQYCFDSRAQLQLQRPAFMQAYADHLRKGFAQLGEVDEGADEALAHQPLSLLERGEHELTATLDKLAARGEAHHGPVLTELAYRFAVLVGAAPLEGTALPIAPAGLTDALRTAIASLDLPLEHRLLLLQSFEQTVIAAAGPLYEIVNTQLRDDGLLPQLRPYAPPRAAPAARGAPANEAPATAATTPETAATAGAPQAPITVLENLRDLLAQRRVGVSGTAATGRAATADELQTALGALQQHLAQVTDQASRELRSAQRLRDELLLQLNADKPPGAVPTRLSAEQDDTVELVAMLFEQIGRQLHHGPHARSLLDDLQLPMLRLAVTDRDFFEQQEHPARRLLGAVAEAADDWLDGPDGEADQQLTSRLNQLVERARREPPSAGLYTSLLADIEHHLGQLSRRAQASERRHVEAMQGREKLDLARHRAGELLAERFNASPPRGLLRALLDRAWADVLALTLLQHGEDSPAVTQRLRVTDQLLGRLPVDDADLLRREVQAGLQQIGMHAEEAGQVALRLVGEEAAPPMPATVAPLPVPPAEAPGRIAPAPAAARPRPPAAAVAVAHAPDDRPATPAPVPVVAASTPPPTPATKPAVHDLPSATDLALRLKQRQRLGESQHAKATTATTIHEPPLGPQEARIHNRLRQLPYGSWFEFTDPASGEVTRRKLAWFSPITGNSLFVTRRGQRGEELNLRELARAMAAGQVRELPPQRDGLLDRAWHALTGNLRTTVTSAPGARP encoded by the coding sequence ATGGATGCCGAGCATCTGCACCGATACTCGACCACCGCCGCAGGTGGCCGCGCACGCGGCCGCTGGCCCGCGCGCACGCAGCGCCTGCTCAACGTGATCGGCCCGCTGTGCGGGCAGTGGCTGGAACCGGCGCTGCAAGCCTGCCTGGACCGCTTCGACCACGAGCTGTACCTGCAGGCCGAACGCTCGCGCAGCCATCTCGAACAGCAGTACTGCTTCGACAGCCGTGCACAGCTGCAGCTGCAGCGCCCGGCTTTCATGCAAGCCTATGCCGACCACCTGCGCAAGGGTTTCGCGCAGCTGGGCGAGGTCGACGAGGGCGCGGACGAAGCGCTCGCGCATCAGCCGTTGAGCCTGCTCGAACGCGGCGAACACGAGTTGACCGCCACGCTGGACAAGCTCGCCGCGCGCGGCGAGGCACATCACGGCCCGGTGCTCACCGAACTCGCCTACCGCTTCGCCGTGCTGGTCGGCGCCGCGCCACTGGAGGGCACGGCGCTGCCAATCGCGCCGGCCGGTCTCACCGACGCCCTGCGCACCGCGATCGCCAGCCTGGATCTGCCGCTGGAACACCGGCTGCTGCTGTTGCAGAGTTTCGAGCAGACGGTGATCGCGGCGGCCGGCCCGCTCTACGAGATCGTCAACACGCAGTTGCGGGACGATGGCCTGTTGCCGCAGCTGCGTCCGTATGCGCCACCACGCGCCGCGCCTGCCGCGCGCGGCGCGCCCGCGAACGAGGCTCCGGCCACCGCCGCGACGACGCCCGAAACTGCCGCGACCGCCGGCGCACCGCAGGCGCCGATCACGGTGCTGGAAAACCTGCGCGACCTGCTCGCCCAGCGCCGTGTCGGCGTGAGCGGCACCGCGGCCACGGGGCGCGCGGCCACCGCCGATGAGCTGCAGACCGCGCTCGGCGCCCTGCAGCAGCACTTGGCCCAAGTCACCGACCAGGCCAGCCGCGAACTGCGCAGTGCCCAGCGCCTGCGCGACGAGCTGCTGCTGCAGCTCAACGCCGACAAGCCGCCCGGCGCCGTGCCGACCCGGCTCAGCGCCGAGCAGGACGACACGGTGGAACTGGTGGCGATGCTGTTCGAGCAGATCGGGCGGCAGCTGCACCACGGCCCGCACGCGCGTTCCCTGCTCGACGACCTGCAACTGCCGATGCTGCGCCTCGCCGTCACCGACCGCGACTTCTTCGAACAGCAGGAACACCCCGCGCGGCGCCTGCTCGGTGCCGTGGCCGAGGCCGCCGACGACTGGCTGGACGGCCCCGACGGCGAAGCCGACCAGCAGCTCACCTCGCGACTCAACCAGTTGGTCGAACGCGCGAGGCGCGAGCCGCCCAGCGCCGGCCTCTACACCAGCCTGCTGGCCGACATCGAGCACCACCTCGGCCAGCTGAGCCGCCGCGCCCAGGCCTCCGAACGCCGCCATGTCGAGGCGATGCAGGGCCGCGAAAAGCTGGACCTGGCGCGCCACCGCGCCGGCGAACTGCTGGCCGAACGCTTCAACGCCAGCCCGCCGCGCGGCCTGCTGCGTGCCTTGCTCGACCGCGCCTGGGCCGACGTGCTGGCGCTCACCCTGCTGCAGCACGGCGAGGACAGCCCCGCGGTCACCCAGCGCCTGCGCGTCACCGACCAGCTGCTGGGCCGCCTGCCGGTGGACGATGCCGACCTGCTGCGCCGCGAGGTGCAGGCCGGCCTGCAGCAGATCGGCATGCACGCCGAGGAAGCCGGCCAGGTAGCGCTGCGTCTGGTCGGCGAGGAAGCGGCCCCGCCCATGCCCGCCACCGTGGCGCCGCTGCCGGTGCCACCCGCGGAGGCGCCTGGAAGGATCGCACCTGCGCCCGCCGCCGCCAGGCCTCGCCCCCCCGCAGCGGCCGTTGCCGTTGCCCACGCCCCGGACGACCGTCCCGCCACGCCGGCGCCGGTCCCCGTGGTCGCCGCGAGCACCCCGCCACCCACGCCCGCCACGAAGCCAGCCGTCCACGACCTGCCCAGCGCCACCGACCTCGCGCTGCGCCTGAAGCAACGCCAGCGGCTGGGCGAATCGCAGCATGCGAAGGCAACGACAGCGACCACCATCCATGAGCCACCGCTGGGCCCGCAGGAGGCGCGCATCCACAACCGCCTGCGCCAGCTGCCCTACGGCAGCTGGTTCGAATTCACCGACCCGGCCTCGGGCGAAGTCACCCGGCGCAAGCTGGCCTGGTTCTCGCCGATCACCGGCAACAGCCTGTTCGTCACCCGGCGTGGCCAGCGCGGCGAGGAGCTGAACCTGCGCGAGCTGGCCCGCGCGATGGCCGCCGGCCAGGTGCGCGAGCTGCCGCCGCAACGCGATGGCCTTCTCGACCGCGCCTGGCACGCGCTCACCGGCAACCTGCGCACCACCGTCACGTCCGCGCCCGGAGCCCGCCCATGA
- a CDS encoding PilZ domain-containing protein, which produces MSTREQRRAPRKPVDAGIVAIDTIAEQPLGHLCNLSASGLMLIGGHAPRSEGIYQVRMPLPDAGGSIELGLQEQWHEPAASPGQYWAGYRIIAIGNDHGELLERWLRQG; this is translated from the coding sequence ATGAGCACCCGCGAGCAACGCCGCGCGCCGCGCAAGCCGGTCGACGCCGGCATCGTGGCGATCGACACGATCGCCGAGCAACCGCTCGGCCACCTGTGCAACCTCTCCGCCAGCGGCCTGATGCTGATCGGCGGCCATGCGCCGCGCAGCGAAGGCATCTACCAGGTGCGCATGCCACTGCCGGACGCCGGCGGCAGCATCGAGCTCGGCCTGCAGGAACAGTGGCACGAGCCGGCCGCCAGCCCCGGCCAGTACTGGGCCGGCTACCGCATCATCGCGATTGGCAACGACCACGGCGAGTTGCTCGAACGGTGGCTGCGGCAAGGCTGA
- the pepQ gene encoding Xaa-Pro dipeptidase — translation MNAPLASLYPAHLATLRARADQALALGGFDHLLVAASTPLGKFLDDQDYPFVVNPHFKHWLPLTDAPGSWIAYTPGSKPKLVFVQPRDYWHVVPEAPHGYWVEHFDIVTVRSAAEAAAQLPQGRSAVLAPACPAIDGVTVNNPQAVLDYLHWHRSYKTPYELALMREANRIGARAHRAAEAAFHAGRSEFGIHMMYLAAARQIDVELPYASIVGLNEHGAVLHYTHFDRTPPAEHRSFLIDAGASCAGYASDITRTHAAAGHGEFQALVASMDAAQQGYASQVRAGQSYPELHLHAHRVLAGVLREHGFIRMSAESAVESGVTSAFFPHGLGHPIGLQVHDVAGFQQSERGGSIPRPAGHPYLRMTRVLEPGMVVTIEPGLYFIDMLLAELREKPAAADIDWAKVDAFRKYGGIRIEDDVVCTEGEPENLTRDAFAQA, via the coding sequence ATGAACGCGCCGCTCGCCTCGCTCTACCCCGCACACCTCGCCACCCTGCGCGCGCGCGCCGACCAGGCGCTGGCGCTGGGCGGCTTCGACCATCTGCTGGTCGCCGCGAGCACGCCGCTAGGCAAGTTCCTCGACGACCAGGACTACCCCTTCGTCGTGAACCCGCATTTCAAGCATTGGCTGCCGCTCACCGATGCGCCCGGCAGCTGGATCGCCTACACGCCGGGCAGCAAGCCGAAGCTGGTGTTCGTGCAACCGCGCGACTACTGGCACGTGGTGCCGGAGGCGCCACACGGCTACTGGGTGGAGCACTTCGACATCGTCACCGTGCGCAGCGCGGCGGAAGCAGCGGCGCAGCTGCCGCAGGGGCGCAGCGCGGTGCTGGCGCCAGCCTGCCCGGCCATCGACGGCGTGACGGTGAACAATCCGCAAGCCGTGCTCGATTACCTGCACTGGCATCGCTCGTACAAGACGCCGTACGAACTGGCGCTGATGCGCGAGGCCAACCGCATCGGCGCGCGCGCGCACCGCGCCGCCGAGGCGGCGTTCCACGCCGGACGCAGCGAATTCGGCATCCACATGATGTATCTCGCGGCGGCACGACAGATCGACGTGGAACTGCCCTACGCCAGCATCGTCGGCCTCAACGAGCACGGCGCGGTGCTGCACTACACGCACTTCGACCGCACGCCGCCCGCCGAGCACCGCTCCTTCCTGATCGACGCCGGCGCCAGTTGCGCGGGCTACGCCAGCGACATCACCCGCACCCATGCCGCCGCCGGCCACGGCGAATTCCAGGCGCTGGTCGCCAGCATGGACGCCGCCCAGCAGGGCTACGCGTCGCAGGTGCGCGCAGGCCAGAGCTACCCCGAGCTGCACCTGCACGCCCACCGCGTGCTGGCCGGCGTGCTGCGCGAACACGGCTTCATCCGCATGAGTGCGGAAAGCGCGGTGGAGTCGGGCGTGACTTCGGCGTTCTTCCCGCACGGCCTCGGCCACCCGATCGGCCTGCAGGTGCACGACGTCGCCGGCTTCCAGCAGAGCGAGCGCGGCGGCAGCATCCCGCGCCCCGCCGGCCACCCCTACCTGCGCATGACCCGCGTGCTGGAGCCCGGCATGGTGGTGACCATCGAACCGGGCCTGTACTTCATCGACATGCTGCTGGCCGAGCTGCGCGAGAAACCGGCCGCCGCCGACATCGACTGGGCGAAGGTGGACGCGTTCCGAAAGTACGGCGGCATCCGCATCGAGGACGACGTGGTCTGCACCGAGGGCGAGCCGGAGAACCTCACGCGCGACGCGTTCGCGCAGGCCTAA
- a CDS encoding aminopeptidase P N-terminal domain-containing protein: MSALSDRAGAPAIAGEEFARRRRQLMQMAGEDAVLLVAAAPERLRNADAAWPYRQDSDFHYLAGFPEPDAVLALLPGRLHGEVVLFCRERDAEQARWHGRSIGTERAVADYGMDDAFPIDDIDDILPGMIEGRARVYCHFGREPAFDAQLLGWMRRLRQLRGGGVVPKEFVALGHLLHDLRLYKSRAELKLMRAAAGIAAEAHLAAWRSALPGRHEYEVEAELLHALRSRGAVPAFTPIVAAGSNACTMHYQHNRARLDAGDLLLIDAGAELDCYASDISRSIPINGRYNREQRALYEVVLAAQLAAIDEVRPGQPFDAAHHAAVRVIAEGLCALGLIHGDADTAIAEGSYQRFFPAKTGHWLGLDVHDVGDYRIDGASRVLEPGMVVTVEPGIYVPPDEAGVDERWRGIGIRIEDDVAVTRDGHEVLSAAVPKEAEEIEALLAGR; this comes from the coding sequence TTGAGCGCCTTATCCGATCGCGCCGGCGCGCCGGCGATCGCGGGCGAGGAGTTCGCCCGCCGCCGCCGCCAGCTGATGCAGATGGCCGGCGAGGACGCCGTGCTGCTGGTCGCCGCCGCGCCCGAGCGCCTGCGCAACGCCGATGCGGCCTGGCCGTACCGACAGGATTCGGACTTCCATTACCTCGCCGGCTTCCCCGAGCCCGATGCGGTGCTGGCGCTGTTGCCCGGCCGCCTGCATGGCGAGGTGGTGCTGTTCTGCCGCGAGCGCGATGCCGAGCAGGCGCGCTGGCACGGCCGCTCGATCGGCACCGAACGCGCGGTGGCCGACTACGGCATGGACGACGCGTTCCCGATCGACGACATCGACGACATCCTGCCCGGCATGATCGAGGGCCGGGCGCGCGTGTACTGCCACTTCGGCCGCGAGCCCGCGTTCGACGCGCAACTGCTGGGCTGGATGCGCCGCCTGCGCCAGTTGCGCGGCGGCGGCGTGGTGCCGAAGGAATTCGTGGCGCTGGGGCACCTGCTGCACGACCTGCGCCTGTACAAGTCGCGTGCCGAGCTGAAGCTGATGCGCGCCGCCGCCGGCATCGCCGCCGAGGCGCATCTCGCCGCGTGGCGCAGCGCGCTGCCGGGCCGGCACGAGTACGAAGTGGAAGCCGAGCTGCTGCACGCGTTGCGCAGTCGTGGTGCGGTACCCGCGTTCACTCCCATCGTCGCCGCCGGCAGCAACGCCTGCACGATGCACTACCAGCACAATCGCGCGCGGCTGGACGCCGGCGACCTGCTGCTGATCGACGCCGGCGCCGAGCTGGACTGCTACGCCTCCGACATCAGCCGCAGCATCCCGATCAACGGCCGCTACAACCGCGAACAGCGTGCGCTGTACGAGGTGGTGCTGGCCGCCCAGCTTGCCGCGATCGACGAGGTGCGTCCGGGCCAGCCGTTCGACGCCGCCCACCACGCCGCGGTGCGGGTGATCGCCGAAGGCCTGTGCGCGCTGGGATTGATTCATGGCGATGCCGACACGGCGATCGCCGAGGGCAGCTACCAGCGTTTCTTCCCCGCCAAGACCGGCCACTGGCTGGGTCTCGACGTGCACGACGTGGGCGACTACCGCATCGACGGCGCCTCGCGCGTGCTGGAGCCCGGCATGGTGGTGACGGTGGAGCCGGGCATCTACGTGCCGCCCGACGAGGCCGGCGTGGACGAACGCTGGCGCGGCATCGGCATCCGCATCGAGGACGACGTGGCGGTGACCCGCGACGGCCACGAGGTGCTCAGCGCCGCGGTGCCGAAAGAGGCCGAGGAGATCGAGGCGCTGCTGGCCGGGCGGTAG
- a CDS encoding UPF0149 family protein has translation MPATEPLSHDDLDALIVRLRLGVDASELHGSLCGYLAGGATPQGGNLLAALQLDGEEVAPSPADQAKLDTLLRQCRDALADPELGFEPMLPEDDRPLAERAEAVAEWCRGFLGGFGLAGTDAHAQLSDDAQEVLRDFGTIAAASFDFGDATEDEDALIEVQEFLRVGALLLYTESAGRGQSGSDRLH, from the coding sequence ATGCCGGCCACCGAACCGCTCAGCCACGACGATCTGGACGCGCTGATCGTGCGCCTGCGCCTGGGCGTGGACGCCAGCGAACTGCACGGCTCGCTGTGCGGCTATCTCGCCGGCGGCGCCACGCCGCAGGGCGGCAACCTGCTCGCCGCGTTGCAGCTGGATGGCGAGGAAGTGGCGCCGTCGCCGGCCGACCAGGCGAAGCTGGATACCTTGCTGCGGCAATGCCGCGACGCGCTGGCCGATCCCGAGCTGGGCTTCGAGCCGATGCTGCCGGAAGACGACCGCCCGCTGGCCGAACGCGCCGAGGCGGTGGCGGAATGGTGCCGCGGCTTCCTCGGCGGCTTCGGCCTCGCCGGCACCGATGCGCATGCGCAGCTGTCGGACGACGCGCAGGAAGTGTTGCGCGACTTCGGCACGATCGCCGCCGCGTCCTTCGACTTCGGCGACGCCACCGAGGACGAGGACGCACTGATCGAGGTGCAGGAATTCCTGCGCGTGGGCGCGCTGCTGCTGTACACCGAGTCCGCCGGCCGCGGCCAGTCCGGCAGCGACCGCCTGCATTGA
- a CDS encoding TIGR02449 family protein: protein MNPADTLPPDPVQLELEALGRQVDRLLDTVRRLSEENRSLRHSQEQLSGERANLLARNEQARSRVEAMIQRLKSLEGNG, encoded by the coding sequence ATGAACCCTGCCGACACCCTTCCGCCTGACCCCGTCCAGCTGGAGCTGGAGGCGCTCGGCCGCCAGGTCGACCGCCTGCTCGACACCGTGCGCCGGCTCAGCGAGGAAAATCGCAGCCTGCGGCACAGCCAGGAGCAGCTGTCGGGCGAACGCGCCAACCTGCTCGCGCGCAACGAACAGGCGCGCAGCCGGGTCGAGGCGATGATCCAGCGACTGAAGTCGCTCGAAGGCAATGGTTGA
- a CDS encoding cell division protein ZapA: MNAPTSNDPVALRLIDREFLIACAPEERDGLVEAAALLDRKMRELRANARAPSFERLAVLAAVSMTHELLALRKQQGGHDQQTAQRLATLRQRLDIALESAVARQGEPVADLLPKA, translated from the coding sequence ATGAACGCACCAACCAGCAACGATCCGGTCGCGCTGCGACTGATCGACCGCGAATTCCTGATCGCCTGCGCGCCGGAAGAGCGCGATGGCCTCGTCGAGGCCGCCGCCCTGCTCGACCGCAAGATGCGCGAGCTGCGCGCCAACGCCCGCGCACCCAGCTTCGAGCGCCTCGCCGTGCTCGCCGCCGTGAGCATGACCCACGAGCTGCTGGCGCTGCGCAAGCAACAGGGCGGCCACGACCAGCAGACCGCGCAGCGCCTCGCGACACTGCGGCAACGGCTGGATATCGCGCTGGAAAGCGCCGTGGCGCGCCAGGGCGAACCGGTGGCGGATTTGCTGCCGAAAGCCTAG
- a CDS encoding 5-formyltetrahydrofolate cyclo-ligase: protein MDATAQRQSLREQMAERRRALPPPARMAAAQGLRRTLEQLPEYLTDLRVAGYWASGGELPLNLVIPPLAARGQRFLLPLLAKGKELHFAPWRDGDPIAPNRYGIPEPVAPREWFAPFQLDLVLVPLLAFDRRGHRLGHGGGYYDRSFAFLKDQARPTEPLLVGVAYAFQEVEQLDVEAWDVPLDYVATDRELIACNTTGQDGAAHA from the coding sequence GTGGACGCCACCGCCCAGCGCCAGAGCCTGCGGGAGCAGATGGCCGAACGCCGCCGCGCGTTGCCGCCGCCGGCGCGCATGGCCGCCGCGCAAGGCCTGCGCCGCACGCTGGAACAGCTGCCCGAATACCTCACCGACCTGCGCGTGGCCGGCTACTGGGCCAGCGGCGGCGAACTGCCGCTGAACCTGGTGATCCCGCCGCTGGCCGCGCGCGGCCAACGCTTCCTGCTGCCGCTGCTGGCCAAGGGCAAGGAACTGCACTTCGCGCCCTGGCGCGACGGCGACCCGATCGCGCCGAACCGCTACGGCATCCCCGAGCCGGTGGCGCCGCGCGAATGGTTCGCGCCGTTCCAGCTCGACCTGGTGCTGGTGCCGCTGCTCGCCTTCGACCGCCGCGGCCACCGCCTCGGCCACGGCGGCGGCTACTACGACCGCAGCTTCGCCTTCCTGAAAGACCAGGCGCGCCCCACTGAACCGCTGCTGGTGGGCGTCGCCTACGCGTTCCAGGAAGTCGAGCAACTCGACGTGGAAGCCTGGGACGTGCCGCTGGACTACGTCGCCACCGACCGCGAACTGATCGCCTGCAACACCACCGGACAAGACGGAGCCGCCCACGCATGA